One genomic window of Trichlorobacter lovleyi includes the following:
- the dnaX gene encoding DNA polymerase III subunit gamma/tau — protein MSYEVLARKYRPQTFAGLTGQEHVSRTLQNAIDTGRVAHAFLFTGARGVGKTSTARILAKALNCEQGVTLEPCNVCPHCREITDGSSTDVFEIDGASNTGVDDVRELRDNSRYLPSHSRYKIYIIDEVHMLSTNAFNALLKTLEEPPPHVKFIFATTEPHKLPITILSRCQRFDFKRVPLIKIVGRLREIADQEGIVISDAALALIARKGDGSMRDSITCFDQVLAFCGNTVAVEDVATLVGVVDRRLLADLSSAVFAGDTQGALEGVRRVDAFGYNVRQFTQELISHFRNLLIIRSVPKPGEILDLAEAELEELRQQAGEQSAADIQRRLTLLVKAESEMAHASFPRLLLEMVLLKMATLQPVLPIQQLLDRIKHLETGVAQTTPELWAAPKQQAAVKPVPPVRHGQPSVQQPVASTPQGGGGWERFVAFCLEQKPALGALLEHGSPLAYAPDRLEIGFPEGSYFLNSLQDPDNKQAVDALAAQYMHQPTVVKIVSIAAVADGNSPCSLAEKKKHDEEQRRESIRREVTEHPVVQEALRVLGGEIVEIKEM, from the coding sequence GTGTCCTACGAAGTCCTTGCCCGCAAATATCGCCCCCAGACCTTTGCCGGATTGACCGGTCAGGAGCATGTCAGCCGTACCCTGCAGAACGCCATTGATACCGGCCGGGTGGCCCATGCCTTCCTGTTTACCGGGGCGCGGGGGGTCGGCAAGACCAGTACCGCCCGTATCCTGGCCAAGGCCCTCAACTGCGAGCAGGGTGTCACGCTGGAACCATGCAACGTCTGCCCGCACTGCCGCGAGATTACCGACGGCAGTTCCACCGATGTCTTTGAGATCGACGGCGCCTCCAATACCGGTGTGGATGATGTCCGGGAACTGCGGGACAACAGCCGCTATCTTCCCTCCCACAGCCGCTACAAGATCTACATCATCGACGAAGTGCACATGCTCTCCACCAACGCCTTCAACGCCCTGTTGAAGACGCTGGAAGAGCCGCCGCCCCATGTCAAGTTCATCTTTGCCACCACTGAACCGCATAAACTGCCGATTACCATCCTTTCCCGCTGCCAGCGTTTTGATTTCAAGCGGGTACCGCTGATCAAGATCGTGGGCCGCCTGCGCGAGATCGCTGATCAGGAAGGGATTGTCATCAGCGATGCCGCCCTGGCCCTGATTGCCCGCAAGGGTGACGGCAGCATGCGGGATTCCATCACCTGTTTTGATCAGGTGCTGGCCTTCTGCGGCAACACCGTGGCCGTTGAGGATGTGGCTACCCTGGTGGGGGTGGTGGATCGCCGTCTGCTGGCTGACCTGTCCAGCGCCGTCTTTGCCGGCGACACCCAGGGGGCCCTGGAAGGGGTCCGGCGGGTAGATGCCTTCGGCTATAACGTGCGCCAGTTCACCCAGGAACTGATCAGTCATTTCCGCAATCTGCTGATTATCCGTTCGGTCCCCAAACCGGGCGAGATCCTTGACCTGGCCGAGGCGGAGCTGGAAGAGTTACGGCAGCAGGCAGGTGAACAGAGTGCTGCCGATATCCAGCGCCGCCTGACCCTGCTGGTCAAGGCTGAGTCCGAGATGGCCCATGCCTCGTTTCCGCGGTTGCTGCTGGAGATGGTGCTGCTGAAGATGGCAACCCTGCAACCGGTGCTGCCGATTCAGCAACTGCTGGACCGGATCAAGCACCTCGAGACCGGGGTGGCCCAGACAACCCCGGAGCTGTGGGCTGCCCCCAAACAACAGGCTGCCGTCAAACCGGTCCCGCCGGTGCGCCATGGGCAACCGTCTGTCCAGCAGCCGGTGGCATCCACACCGCAGGGTGGCGGGGGCTGGGAGCGTTTTGTGGCCTTCTGCCTTGAGCAGAAACCGGCCCTGGGGGCGCTGCTTGAGCATGGTTCGCCCCTGGCCTATGCCCCTGACCGGCTGGAGATCGGGTTCCCCGAGGGTTCCTACTTCCTGAACAGTCTGCAGGACCCCGATAACAAACAGGCGGTTGATGCGCTGGCGGCCCAGTACATGCATCAGCCCACCGTGGTCAAGATCGTGTCAATTGCCGCTGTTGCAGACGGGAATTCGCCCTGCTCTCTGGCCGAAAAAAAAAAGCATGATGAGGAACAGCGACGGGAGTCAATCCGGCGCGAGGTGACCGAGCATCCGGTAGTGCAGGAGGCGCTACGGGTACTGGGTGGCGAGATTGTCGAAATCAAGGAAATGTAA
- a CDS encoding YbaB/EbfC family nucleoid-associated protein: MSKGLAGIMKQAQMIQQKMAKLQEEAALKEAEASAGGGAVTVVVNGKNEIKSLTIKPEAVDPNDVEMLQDLIIAATNEALKKVHEELSGEMSKITGGMSIPGLF; encoded by the coding sequence ATGTCCAAAGGTTTGGCAGGAATCATGAAGCAGGCCCAGATGATCCAGCAGAAGATGGCAAAACTGCAGGAAGAAGCCGCCCTGAAAGAGGCAGAGGCCTCAGCAGGCGGCGGTGCCGTGACGGTGGTGGTAAACGGTAAGAACGAGATCAAGTCGCTGACTATCAAGCCTGAGGCGGTTGATCCCAATGATGTTGAGATGCTGCAGGACCTGATTATTGCAGCCACCAACGAGGCCCTCAAAAAGGTGCACGAGGAACTTTCGGGCGAGATGTCCAAGATCACCGGCGGCATGAGTATTCCCGGTCTGTTCTAG
- the recR gene encoding recombination mediator RecR, producing the protein MLQHAPTLTRLVGELKKLPGIGERTALRLAFHLLKSPQNLGSLAEALVQVQERVCACSVCFALTEQDPCPICSGGRDSSVICVVETSQDMLALERSNAYHGAYHVLQGAISPLHGVNPDDLRIKELLARIEQGQVDEVVIATNFTVEGETTALYLARQLKPLGLRVTRLAHGIPLGSDIEFVDPATVQWAMKGRSEL; encoded by the coding sequence ATGCTACAACATGCTCCAACACTGACACGGCTGGTGGGAGAACTGAAGAAACTTCCCGGTATTGGCGAACGCACGGCACTGCGTCTGGCCTTCCATCTCCTCAAGTCACCCCAGAATCTCGGCTCCCTGGCAGAGGCGCTTGTGCAGGTTCAGGAACGGGTTTGCGCCTGTTCCGTCTGTTTTGCCCTGACCGAGCAGGATCCCTGTCCGATCTGCAGCGGCGGACGTGACAGCAGTGTGATCTGCGTGGTTGAGACCTCGCAGGATATGCTGGCCCTTGAACGGAGCAACGCCTACCACGGTGCGTACCATGTCCTGCAGGGGGCTATTTCACCGCTCCACGGCGTCAATCCGGATGATCTGCGGATCAAGGAACTTCTGGCGCGGATTGAACAAGGGCAGGTCGACGAGGTGGTGATTGCCACCAACTTCACGGTGGAAGGTGAGACAACCGCCCTCTACCTGGCGCGGCAACTGAAGCCGCTGGGGCTTAGAGTCACCCGGCTGGCACACGGTATCCCGCTGGGCAGCGATATCGAATTTGTGGACCCTGCCACGGTGCAATGGGCCATGAAGGGGAGAAGCGAACTTTAG